In the genome of Microcoleus vaginatus PCC 9802, the window CCCAATGTTATCTTGATAAACCGCGATTAATCCGCTGTTGGTGTGCATTGCTTTATAGTCTTTGTAGATACATTCTAGTCCCTGTGCAGTTCTTAATCTAACTTTTCCTCCATCTACACCTAATTCTTCAATTAGTTCTGTGACTATCGGGAACTGAAACTCTTGCCGATGGACTAATCTCTGTTGTGACATGGCATTGGTTTGGACACCGGTGATGTATTCTAAATCTACTGCCGTTTGCTCGTAGGACATATTGGCACTTAATCTCAGACAACATTGTTCCAAATGTGGACTAATTCTTGTGCAGGGCTTAACTCCGAGTATTTTAGCTTGTTTTTCACTGATTTTTAGTATCCCTAATGTACTGGTAAGTTTTCTGGTTCTGCCGGAAGTTGTTCCTGTTGATTGCTTAAAAAAAAAGCGGCAATTTCGGGACTGACATACGGCTGTTGCTGTGTCTGAACAGTTTTTTCTATACTTTCCAGCGTCAACTGTTGTTCAGATTCAGCTTCTGTATATAAAATCTCAGCAATTGCTCTGGTATATTCTTGCAGCTTTCTTTGTTTCTCTGGATTCATAATTTTGCGAGAGTGGTAAACATATTTAATTATGGACTAATGAGGGGTAGGGTATTTCTGAGTATTTGTACTCATCGCATAAGTGTTATGCTCCCGATTAATTTAACTCAAACCAAAGGTTTCTCTCGCTTTAACTTAGTAGCTGCCTGGAAAAGAAAATATAAAGGTAAGCAAGAAGATGAACCTTGGTATCTATTAACTAATCTCCCAGATTTGAAAAATGCGATTAAAATTTACGGTCAACGTTATGGCATAGAAGCAATGTTTAAAGACTGCAAAACCGGAGGATATAACGAAAGAAGGTTGCCAAGCATCACCGGATAGATTAATTGCTTTAATGATTGTAATAGCTTTGGCGATGACTTCGGCATGGTTACAAGGAAAAAGGGCGTTGCATAATAGTGATATGAATTGAGGTTAAATCTAATGAAATGTCCTGAATGTGGCTCCAGCCATATCCGTAAAAATGGCAAGATGAGAGGGAAGCAAAAT includes:
- a CDS encoding ISKra4 family transposase (programmed frameshift); protein product: MNPEKQRKLQEYTRAIAEILYTEAESEQQLTLESIEKTVQTQQQPYVSPEIAAFFLSKSTGTTSGRTRKLTSTLGILKISEKQAKILGVKPCTRISPHLEQCCLRLSANMSYEQTAVDLEYITGVQTNAMSQQRLVHRQEFQFPIVTELIEELGVDGGKVRLRTAQGLECIYKDYKAMHTNSGLIAVYQDNIGLINWVNSQPIAKIVTCLGDGHDGIWNIIALVAPNRQRREILDWYHLIENLNKVGGSQRRINEAQAYLWMGQVEKAKQLLANLTKKAAHNFCVYLNKHRTRIVNYHYYQSNKICSIGSGAVESAIKQIGRRIKISGAQWNEQNVPQVLAHRVAYLNGMIGVNLKAAA